The Tateyamaria omphalii genome contains a region encoding:
- a CDS encoding glucan biosynthesis protein: MTFERLVEKARNAANQPYAPVEIPAPDLIERVNYSAHWQIQFRPDATLYVGRNKAPVQLFHPGRFFPEPVKIYIRDEAGTAHEVPFVRDFFSMPEDNPAFDLPEGYGFAGFRVMRPGLEPDWISFLGASYFRTDGPEAQYGLSMRGIAVNTGLDVPEEFPRFTAFWLGPPEKDDEELSIWAELDGPSVTGAYRFGVVRNAAYGGHLTRISAHLFLREDVQRLGVAPLTSMYWYSERDRAGGDDWRPEIHDSDGLSMAAGSGERLWRPLSNPKHVTTSSFMDQNPRGFGLIQRDRKFENYQDDGVFYNRRPSAWVKPVGDWGPGQVQLFLIPTTDETFDNVVAYWVPEGPTEKGAEFRFDYDIQWRARDPQPDGVAWVKATRQGEGGVPGDPLPEGVAKMVVDFEGPSLTGLDRDSGVVPVIDALNGRIVEPIDAYPVVGTNHWRLMFDFEQTGPEPVSLRAYLQHRDRALTETWLTDAWVEKGQG, from the coding sequence ATGACGTTTGAACGGCTGGTCGAGAAGGCGCGCAATGCCGCCAATCAGCCCTATGCGCCTGTCGAAATTCCGGCGCCGGACCTGATCGAGCGGGTCAATTACAGTGCCCATTGGCAGATCCAGTTTCGCCCCGATGCCACGCTGTATGTGGGCCGCAACAAGGCGCCTGTGCAGCTTTTTCATCCGGGCCGTTTCTTTCCTGAACCGGTCAAGATTTACATCCGGGACGAGGCGGGCACCGCCCATGAGGTTCCTTTTGTCCGCGACTTCTTTTCCATGCCAGAGGATAACCCTGCCTTTGATCTGCCCGAAGGGTACGGGTTTGCCGGATTTCGCGTCATGCGTCCTGGGCTTGAGCCGGACTGGATCTCGTTCCTTGGTGCCTCTTACTTCCGCACCGATGGGCCCGAGGCGCAATACGGGCTGTCGATGCGGGGCATTGCCGTCAACACCGGGTTGGACGTGCCCGAAGAGTTCCCGCGCTTTACCGCCTTCTGGCTTGGGCCGCCCGAGAAGGACGACGAGGAGCTGTCGATCTGGGCCGAACTGGATGGTCCTTCGGTCACGGGTGCCTACCGCTTTGGCGTTGTGCGCAACGCGGCCTATGGCGGGCACCTGACGCGCATCTCGGCCCATCTGTTTCTGCGCGAGGATGTGCAGCGGCTGGGCGTTGCGCCCTTGACCAGCATGTACTGGTATTCCGAGCGTGACCGCGCCGGCGGCGATGACTGGCGCCCGGAGATCCATGACAGCGACGGTCTGTCCATGGCTGCGGGCAGTGGCGAGCGGCTGTGGCGCCCGCTGAGCAACCCGAAACATGTCACCACGTCGAGTTTCATGGATCAGAACCCGCGGGGCTTTGGCTTGATCCAGCGCGACCGCAAATTTGAGAACTACCAGGATGACGGTGTGTTCTACAATCGCCGCCCGTCGGCCTGGGTGAAGCCCGTGGGCGATTGGGGGCCGGGCCAGGTGCAGCTGTTCCTGATCCCGACCACCGACGAGACCTTTGACAATGTGGTGGCCTATTGGGTGCCGGAGGGTCCGACCGAGAAGGGGGCGGAGTTCCGGTTCGACTATGACATCCAGTGGCGCGCGCGCGATCCGCAGCCGGATGGCGTGGCCTGGGTCAAGGCCACCCGCCAGGGTGAGGGCGGTGTGCCCGGTGATCCGCTGCCCGAAGGTGTGGCCAAGATGGTTGTCGATTTCGAGGGCCCCTCACTGACCGGGCTGGATCGTGACAGCGGCGTCGTGCCGGTCATCGACGCATTGAACGGCCGGATTGTTGAGCCGATTGACGCCTATCCGGTCGTTGGCACGAACCACTGGCGCCTGATGTTTGATTTCGAACAGACGGGGCCGGAACCTGTCAGCCTGCGCGCTTATCTGCAGCACCGTGACCGGGCGCTGACCGAGACATGGTTGACCGATGCCTGGGTCGAGAAGGGTCAGGGCTGA
- a CDS encoding AraC family transcriptional regulator ligand-binding domain-containing protein: protein MCSSSGSWRVTAMGCSLICRILRFRVRWSVLRAMSVQTAAPYSTVSQQLIEDWLVALRSLCRADQYTSLLRRSGLPLDGDAPKGRVTLDQIVCLYRIAAVETCDEMMGLWSRPIRPRALQHLLTSVREATSLSSALYRFSRFWNLLLDDYQFDLVRAEGTLTLGLLPLGKGPSQR from the coding sequence ATGTGTAGCAGTTCGGGGTCTTGGCGCGTGACAGCTATGGGCTGCTCTTTGATTTGTCGGATTCTTCGTTTCCGTGTTCGCTGGTCGGTGTTGCGAGCAATGAGCGTTCAGACGGCAGCCCCGTACTCAACCGTCTCCCAGCAGTTGATCGAGGATTGGTTGGTCGCGCTGAGGTCGCTCTGTCGCGCAGATCAATATACATCCTTGCTCAGGCGGTCGGGTTTACCGCTGGACGGTGACGCGCCCAAAGGACGGGTGACGCTGGATCAGATCGTTTGCCTTTACCGGATCGCCGCGGTTGAAACGTGTGATGAGATGATGGGCCTTTGGTCCCGTCCGATCCGGCCGCGCGCGCTCCAGCATTTGCTCACGTCTGTGCGCGAGGCCACGTCCTTGTCGTCTGCGCTTTATCGGTTCTCAAGGTTCTGGAACCTTCTTCTGGACGACTATCAGTTCGATTTGGTCAGGGCGGAAGGCACTCTCACGCTTGGATTGCTCCCGCTTGGCAAAGGCCCGTCACAAAGGTGA
- a CDS encoding V-type ATP synthase subunit A produces MSVADMALSPEDEVATARIVAVQEGLVQIEALDRPDGTPGALVKNEMVFVLPSRLAAGGRQERLKAEILRVRGNTADAQVYESTQGVAVGDPVVQSGQLLSVTLGPGLLGQVYDGLQAPLKQVANAYGIFLPRGADVDSLDRAAKWSFTPSVKLGDKVTAGQTIGTVPEGRFAHRIMLPFNWTGTYTVNWVQKGAVTVNDPVARLTSDGGEEHVIPLSQRWPVRRPMAGDLLKSGAVRRTFPDTPVLTSQRLIDTFFPIARGGTACIPGPFGAGKTVLQNLIARNAQVDIVIIVACGERAGEVVETITEYPEMTDPTSGGSLMDRTIIICNTSSMPVAAREASIFTGITLGEYYRQMGLDVLLIADSTSRWAQAMRETSGRLEEIPGEEGFPAYLESAIKGLYERAGVIEGVEGDSGSLTMIGTVSPAGGNFDEPVTQATLSTVKCFLGLSSERAYKRFYPAVDPLLSWSRYLDQMADWYDRHIEPGWTGKVKALQGLLERGEQISQMMKVTGEEGVTLEDYVTYQKALFVDMIFLQQDAFDEVDSCAPLARQQLVFKVMQQIVDAPMALEDKGAIRAWFTETTGLFKNFHYAADGTPEYKSLLAQIEARIGAL; encoded by the coding sequence ATGAGCGTTGCCGACATGGCCCTTAGTCCCGAGGACGAGGTCGCGACCGCCCGCATTGTCGCGGTGCAGGAGGGGTTGGTGCAGATCGAGGCGCTGGACAGGCCCGACGGAACGCCCGGCGCCCTGGTCAAGAACGAGATGGTGTTTGTTCTGCCCAGCCGTCTGGCCGCGGGCGGTCGGCAGGAGCGGTTGAAGGCCGAGATCCTGCGCGTGCGGGGCAATACCGCCGATGCGCAGGTGTACGAGAGCACGCAAGGCGTCGCCGTGGGCGATCCGGTGGTGCAGAGCGGGCAATTGCTGTCCGTGACGCTGGGGCCGGGGCTCTTGGGCCAGGTCTATGACGGGTTGCAGGCGCCGCTGAAGCAGGTGGCCAATGCCTATGGCATCTTTCTGCCGCGCGGGGCGGATGTGGATTCGCTGGACCGGGCGGCGAAATGGTCGTTTACCCCGTCGGTGAAGCTGGGGGACAAAGTGACCGCCGGACAGACCATCGGCACGGTGCCGGAGGGGCGGTTTGCGCACAGGATCATGCTGCCGTTCAACTGGACGGGCACATACACCGTGAATTGGGTGCAGAAGGGGGCCGTGACCGTCAACGATCCGGTCGCGCGCCTGACCTCGGACGGGGGGGAGGAACATGTGATCCCGCTGTCGCAGCGCTGGCCGGTGCGGCGGCCCATGGCGGGGGATCTGCTGAAGTCCGGGGCGGTGCGGCGGACGTTTCCCGACACGCCTGTGCTGACGTCGCAGCGGCTGATCGACACGTTCTTTCCCATCGCGCGGGGTGGGACGGCGTGCATTCCCGGCCCCTTTGGCGCGGGCAAGACCGTGCTGCAGAACCTGATCGCGCGCAATGCGCAGGTGGATATCGTGATCATTGTGGCCTGTGGCGAGCGGGCGGGCGAGGTGGTGGAGACCATCACGGAGTATCCGGAGATGACCGACCCGACCTCTGGCGGCAGCCTGATGGATCGCACGATCATCATCTGCAACACGTCGTCGATGCCCGTGGCCGCGCGGGAGGCGTCGATTTTCACCGGCATCACGCTGGGGGAGTATTACCGCCAGATGGGTCTGGATGTGCTGCTGATTGCCGACAGTACGTCCCGCTGGGCGCAAGCCATGCGAGAGACGAGCGGGCGGCTTGAGGAGATCCCCGGCGAGGAGGGGTTTCCCGCCTACCTCGAAAGCGCGATCAAGGGGCTTTATGAACGGGCCGGGGTGATCGAGGGCGTGGAGGGTGACAGCGGCAGTCTGACCATGATCGGGACGGTGTCGCCTGCGGGCGGGAACTTTGACGAGCCGGTGACGCAGGCGACTTTGTCGACGGTGAAGTGCTTTCTGGGCCTGTCGTCGGAGCGGGCGTACAAGCGGTTCTATCCGGCGGTGGACCCGCTGCTGTCCTGGTCGCGCTATCTGGATCAGATGGCCGACTGGTATGACCGCCATATCGAACCGGGCTGGACCGGCAAAGTGAAGGCGCTGCAGGGCCTGCTGGAGCGGGGCGAGCAGATCAGCCAGATGATGAAGGTCACGGGCGAAGAGGGCGTGACGCTTGAGGATTATGTGACCTATCAGAAGGCGCTGTTTGTCGACATGATCTTTCTGCAGCAGGATGCGTTCGATGAGGTGGACAGTTGTGCGCCGCTGGCGCGGCAGCAGCTTGTGTTCAAGGTGATGCAGCAGATTGTCGATGCGCCGATGGCGCTGGAGGACAAGGGTGCGATCCGGGCGTGGTTCACGGAAACCACGGGGCTGTTTAAGAACTTCCACTATGCGGCGGATGGGACGCCCGAATACAAATCGTTGCTGGCGCAGATCGAGGCCAGGATTGGAGCACTCTGA
- a CDS encoding ATP synthase subunit C, with protein sequence MTEFVLALGWVGIFAPMALGAVASSIGCSIAGQASIGAMLETEGGYGRFVGISAFPSTFVIYGIVIMFTLNREVTVENAGGLFGVGLLAGIALLYCGIWQGRACAAAINASKEKPEIFGLALAPAAIIEGFGVFAFVFALVISAGIA encoded by the coding sequence ATGACGGAGTTCGTACTCGCACTGGGGTGGGTGGGCATTTTCGCCCCCATGGCCCTGGGGGCCGTGGCCAGTTCCATCGGGTGTTCGATTGCGGGGCAGGCGAGCATTGGCGCGATGCTTGAGACCGAGGGCGGCTATGGCCGGTTTGTCGGCATCTCGGCCTTTCCGTCGACCTTTGTGATCTATGGCATTGTCATCATGTTCACGCTGAACCGCGAGGTGACGGTGGAGAATGCGGGGGGCCTGTTTGGTGTGGGGCTGCTGGCGGGCATTGCGCTGCTCTACTGCGGGATCTGGCAGGGGCGCGCCTGTGCCGCGGCGATCAATGCGTCGAAGGAAAAGCCCGAGATCTTTGGTCTGGCCCTTGCCCCTGCGGCCATCATCGAGGGGTTTGGCGTCTTTGCCTTTGTCTTTGCCCTGGTGATCAGCGCGGGGATTGCGTGA
- a CDS encoding V-type ATP synthase subunit I — MSIAPLKKLSLVGPVAAQDAALTRLQDLGVMHLLPLAPVETRAEKRVSREAEDAYKALRFLAVVPGPRRQVRSDPAFDVQGFVVDVLALKDRLRAARDRRDALANRLARMEPWGDFEFPPLESLAGQRLWFWQLPVKHRAALQMVDLPWEIVGQDTRHLFVVVLSPEEPPVDLLPVPRVHLGSKPGRVLEAELETAEIEIETLLGERMALTRYLTLLRGKLSEAETLAERAFADTQALRDPDLFAVQGWVPEARVPEVEQTCADLGLAVLIEAPGQGDTPPTLLVQPDDAGAGVDLATFYQTPHYGAWDPTRMLMLSFALFFAMIVADAGYGIVVGLLVLVFWRRLGATAALRAWRRMGLYLAAATVAFGVIVGSYFGFGPPEQGVLGGFAFLDLNDFDTMMTLSILIGVLHICFANAMAFAAKATRSRFGNLGWIALLIGGATLWIGGLEGAPRSVGGALMVLGVLLVMWFASDRPVTQPTDWLWRGFDALKGAAGLMGMFGDVLSYMRLFALGLASASLAITFNGLAADVMASGSGLALLGGLLIFIIGHVLNFALAMMSGVVHGLRLNFIEFYKWGLPEEGVVFRAFARKEVQE, encoded by the coding sequence ATGAGCATCGCGCCCCTGAAAAAGCTGAGCCTTGTCGGGCCTGTGGCGGCGCAGGATGCGGCGCTGACGCGGTTGCAGGATCTGGGCGTGATGCACCTGCTGCCGCTGGCGCCGGTCGAGACGCGGGCGGAGAAGCGGGTGAGCCGGGAGGCGGAGGATGCCTATAAGGCGCTGCGCTTTCTGGCTGTGGTGCCGGGGCCGCGGCGGCAGGTGCGCAGCGATCCCGCGTTCGACGTGCAGGGTTTTGTGGTTGATGTGCTGGCGCTGAAGGACCGGTTGCGCGCGGCGCGGGACCGGCGGGATGCGCTGGCCAATCGGTTGGCGCGTATGGAGCCGTGGGGGGATTTCGAGTTTCCGCCGCTGGAGAGCCTGGCCGGGCAGCGGCTGTGGTTCTGGCAATTGCCGGTGAAGCACCGCGCGGCGCTGCAAATGGTGGACCTGCCGTGGGAGATTGTCGGTCAGGACACGCGGCACCTGTTTGTCGTTGTGCTGAGTCCGGAGGAGCCACCCGTTGATCTGCTGCCCGTGCCGCGTGTGCATCTGGGGTCGAAGCCGGGCCGTGTGCTTGAGGCGGAGCTGGAGACGGCCGAGATCGAGATCGAGACCCTGCTGGGGGAGCGGATGGCGCTGACGCGGTATCTGACCCTGCTGCGCGGCAAGTTGTCGGAGGCGGAGACGTTGGCCGAGCGTGCCTTTGCCGACACGCAGGCCTTGCGCGATCCGGACCTGTTTGCGGTGCAGGGCTGGGTGCCCGAGGCGCGGGTGCCCGAGGTGGAACAGACCTGTGCCGATCTGGGTCTGGCCGTGTTGATCGAGGCGCCGGGGCAGGGGGACACGCCACCCACCTTGCTGGTCCAGCCGGATGACGCCGGTGCGGGTGTGGATCTGGCGACCTTTTACCAGACCCCGCATTATGGGGCCTGGGATCCGACGCGGATGCTGATGCTGTCCTTTGCCCTGTTCTTTGCCATGATCGTGGCGGATGCGGGCTATGGCATCGTTGTGGGGCTGCTTGTGCTGGTATTTTGGCGCCGGTTGGGGGCCACCGCTGCGCTACGCGCGTGGCGGCGGATGGGCCTGTATCTGGCGGCGGCGACGGTGGCCTTTGGTGTGATCGTCGGCAGCTATTTCGGCTTTGGTCCACCCGAGCAGGGCGTGCTGGGCGGCTTTGCATTTCTGGATCTGAACGATTTTGACACGATGATGACCCTGTCGATCCTGATCGGGGTGCTGCACATCTGCTTTGCCAATGCGATGGCCTTTGCCGCGAAGGCGACGCGCAGCCGGTTTGGCAATCTGGGGTGGATCGCGCTGCTGATTGGTGGGGCGACGCTGTGGATCGGCGGGCTTGAGGGGGCGCCCCGCAGCGTGGGCGGGGCGCTGATGGTGCTGGGGGTGCTTCTGGTCATGTGGTTTGCCAGTGACCGGCCTGTCACGCAGCCCACCGACTGGCTTTGGCGCGGATTTGATGCGCTCAAGGGGGCCGCCGGGCTGATGGGTATGTTTGGTGATGTGCTGTCCTATATGCGCCTCTTTGCGCTTGGGCTGGCGTCGGCGTCGCTGGCGATCACGTTCAACGGGCTGGCGGCGGATGTGATGGCGTCGGGGTCTGGCCTTGCCCTGCTGGGCGGACTGCTGATTTTCATCATCGGTCACGTGCTGAACTTTGCCCTCGCCATGATGAGCGGGGTGGTCCACGGCCTGCGGCTTAACTTCATCGAGTTTTACAAATGGGGTCTGCCCGAGGAAGGCGTCGTCTTTCGCGCGTTTGCCCGCAAGGAGGTTCAGGAATGA
- a CDS encoding V-type ATP synthase subunit D has product MARLQLNKSSLAREAAQLRSYERFLPSLDLKRQQLMAERAKAVAEVAALQAEVDRLAAQVGRDVPMLSNRDIDLGGLVELTDYHLAEENVVGTCLPVLDRIEVTVRPYSPMVLPHWVDHVTHLLHDMLTARLRVQVARQRVEVLDGAVKTVTQRLNLFDKVLIPTARANIKKIRIYLSDEQTSAVTRSKIAKRKRGAA; this is encoded by the coding sequence ATGGCGCGGTTGCAGCTGAATAAATCGTCGCTGGCCCGCGAGGCGGCGCAGTTGCGCAGCTACGAGCGGTTTTTGCCTTCGCTGGATCTGAAGCGCCAGCAGTTGATGGCGGAGCGCGCGAAGGCGGTGGCAGAGGTCGCGGCGTTGCAGGCGGAGGTGGATCGGCTGGCCGCACAGGTGGGCCGCGATGTGCCGATGCTGAGCAATCGCGACATTGATCTGGGCGGGTTGGTGGAGTTGACCGATTACCATCTGGCCGAGGAGAACGTGGTGGGCACCTGCCTGCCGGTCCTTGACCGGATCGAGGTGACGGTGCGCCCCTATTCGCCCATGGTTCTGCCCCATTGGGTCGATCATGTGACGCACCTGTTGCACGACATGCTGACGGCGCGGCTGCGGGTCCAGGTGGCGCGGCAGCGGGTCGAGGTGCTGGATGGGGCCGTGAAGACCGTGACCCAGCGGCTGAACCTGTTTGACAAGGTGCTGATCCCGACCGCCCGCGCCAACATCAAGAAGATCCGTATCTACCTGAGCGACGAGCAGACGAGCGCCGTCACCCGGTCGAAGATCGCCAAGCGCAAGCGGGGGGCGGCATGA
- a CDS encoding V-type ATP synthase subunit B produces the protein MVRELIRYSQVLEIVGDTLKVRVPEGADAGSVVRYGDLAVVKSVDGASSLAQVIRIARDTVTLQVFSGTKGISTGASATFLGHPMQVPYSGNILGRVFDGAGAPVDGGPDLSGEPRYDIGGPSVNPAERIVPKRMIRTDVPMIDVFNSLVESQKIPIFSVSGEPYNPFLARIGIQADADVVVFGGMGLIFDDFHTFRQSFEDAGVFSRTVMFVNQASDPLVERLLVPDLALAVAEKFAVEEGKRVLVLLTDMTAYADAMKEVGISQERVPSQRGYMGDLYSELARRYEKACDYAKGGSVTILAATTMPGNDVTHPVPDNTGYITEGQFYLHSGVIDPFGSLSRLKQNVVGKTTREDHGQIMNTMIRFYSEARDAAQKQAMAFELSDYDRQVLKFGDLFRARFMDINVSIPLEEALDLCWQTLAECFAPEQLLMKQTLIDTYFPKGSHGAVAAE, from the coding sequence ATGGTACGTGAGCTGATCCGCTATTCGCAGGTGCTGGAGATTGTCGGCGACACGCTGAAGGTTCGCGTGCCCGAGGGTGCGGACGCGGGCAGCGTGGTGCGCTATGGCGATTTGGCGGTGGTGAAAAGTGTCGATGGGGCGTCTTCGTTGGCGCAAGTCATTCGGATTGCGCGCGATACCGTCACCTTGCAGGTGTTTTCGGGGACCAAGGGGATTTCGACCGGGGCGAGTGCGACGTTTCTGGGTCATCCGATGCAGGTGCCTTATTCCGGCAACATTCTGGGCCGTGTCTTTGACGGGGCAGGGGCGCCGGTGGATGGCGGCCCCGATCTGAGCGGTGAGCCGCGCTATGACATTGGCGGGCCGTCGGTGAACCCGGCCGAGCGGATCGTGCCCAAGCGCATGATCCGCACCGATGTGCCGATGATCGACGTGTTCAATTCGCTGGTCGAAAGCCAGAAGATTCCGATCTTTTCCGTGTCGGGCGAGCCCTATAACCCGTTTCTGGCCCGCATCGGCATTCAGGCGGATGCGGATGTGGTCGTGTTTGGCGGCATGGGCCTGATCTTTGACGACTTCCACACCTTCCGGCAGTCGTTCGAGGATGCGGGGGTGTTTTCGCGCACGGTCATGTTCGTCAATCAGGCGTCCGATCCGCTGGTCGAGCGGTTGCTGGTGCCCGATCTGGCCCTGGCCGTGGCCGAGAAGTTCGCGGTGGAGGAGGGCAAGCGCGTGCTGGTCCTGCTGACCGACATGACCGCCTATGCCGATGCGATGAAGGAGGTTGGCATCAGTCAGGAGCGTGTGCCGTCGCAGCGCGGCTATATGGGCGACCTCTATAGCGAGTTGGCGCGGCGGTATGAGAAGGCGTGTGACTATGCCAAGGGTGGGTCGGTCACCATTCTGGCTGCGACGACCATGCCCGGCAATGATGTCACCCATCCGGTGCCCGACAACACCGGCTACATCACCGAGGGGCAGTTCTATCTGCATTCCGGCGTGATCGACCCGTTTGGCAGCCTGTCCCGCCTGAAACAGAACGTGGTGGGCAAGACCACGCGCGAGGATCACGGCCAGATCATGAACACGATGATCCGGTTTTACTCCGAGGCGCGGGATGCGGCCCAGAAACAGGCGATGGCCTTTGAATTGTCGGACTATGACCGGCAGGTTTTGAAGTTCGGTGACCTGTTCCGGGCGCGGTTCATGGACATCAACGTGTCCATCCCGCTGGAGGAGGCGCTGGATCTGTGCTGGCAGACCTTGGCCGAGTGCTTTGCCCCCGAACAGTTGCTGATGAAGCAGACCCTGATCGACACGTATTTCCCCAAGGGGTCGCATGGCGCGGTTGCAGCTGAATAA
- a CDS encoding carbamate kinase, giving the protein MRIVTALGGTALLGAERDLGADDQRANLVCAAKALARIALEHQLIVAHGDGPQAGVLALQAEHGGALPRDVLGAQTESLTGYMLEQELGNWLPFDTPIATLIPMIEVDLDDPAFDEPTCCVGPVHDRAEAERIVARTGWEMRADGAGWRRAVAALRPRRIFQKRPLQWLVEQGTLVICAGGGGVPTAYNDAGDLVAVEAVVDRDFAAELLAREVGADMFIAATDVGAVFLDWGTADQRAVRTASPEALERHGFAAGTMGIKVAAACQFVRATGKVAAIGAVSDLSAMVAGEGGTVISPDVTGITFHEAAPLHGAATGQQVRHGT; this is encoded by the coding sequence ATGCGTATTGTAACGGCTTTGGGCGGAACCGCCCTTTTGGGTGCGGAGCGTGATCTGGGTGCGGACGATCAGCGGGCCAATTTGGTCTGTGCCGCCAAGGCGCTGGCCCGGATCGCGTTGGAGCATCAGTTGATCGTCGCCCATGGAGACGGGCCGCAGGCCGGTGTTCTGGCGCTGCAGGCTGAGCACGGCGGGGCCCTTCCGCGGGATGTGCTGGGCGCGCAGACCGAGAGCCTGACGGGCTATATGCTTGAGCAGGAATTGGGCAATTGGCTGCCGTTTGATACGCCGATTGCGACCCTGATCCCCATGATTGAGGTGGATCTGGATGACCCGGCCTTTGACGAGCCGACCTGTTGTGTCGGCCCTGTCCATGACCGGGCGGAGGCGGAGCGCATCGTTGCCCGGACAGGGTGGGAGATGCGCGCCGATGGGGCAGGGTGGCGCCGTGCCGTTGCCGCCCTGCGCCCGCGCCGTATTTTTCAGAAGCGCCCCCTGCAGTGGCTGGTCGAACAGGGCACGCTTGTTATCTGTGCAGGCGGCGGGGGCGTTCCCACCGCCTACAATGATGCGGGCGATCTGGTGGCGGTCGAGGCGGTTGTCGATCGCGATTTTGCCGCCGAGCTTTTGGCGCGGGAGGTCGGCGCCGATATGTTCATTGCCGCCACCGATGTGGGTGCCGTGTTTCTGGACTGGGGCACTGCCGATCAGCGCGCGGTCAGGACGGCGTCGCCCGAGGCGCTGGAACGGCATGGGTTTGCGGCAGGGACCATGGGCATCAAGGTCGCCGCCGCCTGTCAGTTCGTGCGCGCCACAGGCAAGGTGGCGGCCATCGGCGCGGTGTCTGACCTGAGCGCGATGGTGGCGGGGGAGGGGGGCACGGTGATTTCGCCGGACGTGACCGGCATCACCTTTCACGAGGCCGCACCCCTGCACGGCGCGGCGACGGGACAGCAGGTGCGCCATGGTACGTGA
- a CDS encoding replication initiator protein A, producing the protein MTDKQVDLFLDQLADAPVKDERALMEFPFFSLQKRPRMTPFIFDDGTVKIEIQPGHKGIATIWDKDILIYLTSLVNERIENGRFDADASSTIQDRTITFSAYDFLKVTGRSSGKRAYELFLDALDRLRSTNILTNITAGDERERRGFGWIEDWRVIERTNRRGQKVMGAVEVTMNRWMFNAIVKDRRVLTINRDYFRLSKGLERRLYELARKHVGRQPEWYIGIKRLAEKCGSIDTERKFKFRINEICEAGTIPDYHVQIVDPSTVSTPFKTKGKQALVRFQPKFDDQNVPDVPIAVNLDVAHSVLTEVKHANPEYDIQYILSAWQDWASKKDEPVKNPNAAFRAFAKKYIEANPIW; encoded by the coding sequence GTGACAGACAAACAAGTGGACCTCTTCCTCGATCAGCTCGCCGACGCGCCTGTCAAGGACGAGCGTGCGCTGATGGAATTTCCGTTCTTCTCCCTCCAGAAACGCCCCCGCATGACGCCCTTCATCTTCGATGACGGCACCGTCAAGATCGAGATCCAGCCGGGCCACAAGGGCATCGCGACCATCTGGGACAAGGACATCCTGATCTACCTCACCTCGCTGGTGAACGAACGCATCGAAAACGGCCGCTTCGACGCCGACGCCTCCAGCACCATCCAGGACCGCACGATCACCTTCTCGGCCTACGACTTCCTGAAAGTCACCGGCCGCAGCTCCGGCAAGCGCGCCTACGAGCTGTTCCTCGACGCACTTGACCGCCTCCGCTCGACCAACATCCTCACCAACATCACTGCAGGCGACGAACGCGAACGCCGCGGGTTCGGCTGGATCGAAGACTGGCGCGTCATCGAACGCACCAACCGCCGCGGGCAAAAGGTGATGGGCGCGGTCGAGGTCACCATGAACCGCTGGATGTTCAACGCCATCGTCAAGGACCGGCGCGTGCTGACCATCAACCGCGATTATTTCCGCCTCTCCAAAGGGTTGGAACGCCGGCTGTATGAACTTGCCCGCAAACACGTGGGCCGCCAGCCCGAATGGTATATCGGCATCAAGCGACTCGCGGAAAAATGCGGCTCCATCGACACCGAACGCAAATTCAAGTTCCGCATCAACGAGATTTGCGAGGCCGGAACCATCCCCGACTACCACGTGCAGATCGTGGACCCCTCCACCGTCTCCACCCCGTTCAAGACCAAGGGCAAGCAGGCGCTTGTCCGCTTCCAACCCAAATTCGACGACCAAAATGTTCCCGATGTACCGATAGCGGTGAACCTCGATGTCGCCCATTCGGTCCTCACGGAGGTCAAGCACGCCAACCCCGAATACGACATCCAGTACATCCTCTCCGCCTGGCAGGATTGGGCGTCGAAAAAGGACGAACCGGTCAAAAACCCCAACGCCGCCTTCCGCGCATTCGCCAAAAAGTACATCGAGGCGAATCCGATCTGGTGA